The window GGTTCCCAATGAAATGCCTGCATATTCAAATATTGAAGCATTAAAGGCTCAGGCAATAGCAGCAAGAACTTATTCTTACAAAACAATTAATAAGCATTCTAAGTACGGTTTTAATTTGTGTGCTTCAACTGACTGCCAAGCATATAAAGGATATAGTTCGGAAAATGCTAATACAACCAAAGCCATTGATGAGACACGAAATATGGTTGTAACCTATAACGGCAATCTTGTTGAAACAGTCTATTCAGCGTCTACAGGTGGCAGAACCGAGGACGTTGTAAATGTTTGGGGTAATAGCCTGCCATACTTAAAAAGTGTTGAAGACAAATATGAATCAGCGAAATCCTATAACTACAATTGGACAATGAAGTTCACTGCAGATGAGATAAGTGCAAAGCTGAAAAGTTATGGACTGGGAACTGTAACGGGCATTAAGATTACAAAGTACTCTGAGGCAGGAAGACCGATTGAAGTTGTTATAACTGGGACATTGAAGCCTGAAGGTGTTACAATCGTAAGAGATAAGTGCAGGACTTTTCTTAGTCTTCCAAGCCAAATGTATAATATTTCTTCTGATGCAAATCTAAATGTTCAGGTTAATAAAAAAATAGAAAATGTATCGTTGAACCAAATAAAAGTAATAACAAGCAGCGGGGAAAAATCTTATAATAATTCAAACCAGAAAGTAACTATTATCGGGGCAGATGGTAAAGAATCTGTTGTCTCGGCAAATACCCAGGAATATGTTTTTACGGGCAAGGGCTGGGGACATGCGGTAGGCATGAGTCAGGAAGGTGCCATGGGTATGGCAAAAGCAGGCTTTACATATGAACAAATACTGACACACTATTACACCGGAACTAAGGTTGAGATTAAGAAATAGAAAGAAACAGTTTAGATATATAAAAAGGGACTCACTAAAAATGAGCCCCTTTTTATATATTATTTGTATAACTTGTTAAGGAAAAATTCATTGTAGAGAGATATAACAGCTTTGTGTGCTTCGTTCTCTCTTACAGCAAACATCATTGTTATTTCTGATGAACCTTGATTAATCATTTCCAAACTTATGGATGCCTTGGCTAATGCAGTTGTGGCCCTTGAAGCAGTTCCTACGGTATTCTTCATACCTTCGCCAACGATTATTATCATTGCGAGGTCGTGGTCAATGGAAACATCGTCAACCTTTAACTCATCTTTGATACGGTCAATTATTTTTTGTTCTATACCTGCCTTCAGTTGGTTCTGTTTTAGTATTATAGATATGTTGTCAATGCCTGAAGGAGTATGCTCATATGAAATACCTTCATCTTCAAGAATTTGAAGGAGCTTTCTTCCGAAGCCTACTTCTCTGTTCATCATAAATTTGCTCACATAGATACAGCAGAACCCTGCATCACTTGCTATTCCAACAACATGGTTGGGTGAATAGTCTCTGGTGAGGGAAATCTTTGTTCCCGGAGCAGATGGGTTATTAGTGTTTTTTATACAAACCGGAACACCAGCCATAAAAACCGGAACCAGTGTATCTTCATGTAATACTGAGAAACCGGCATATGATAATTCTCTCATTTCACGGTAAGTCAGTTCAGGTACTGCAACAGGATTGTGAACCAGTCCGGGATGAGCTGCATACACAGCATCTACATCAGTAAAATTCTCGTACAAATCAGCCTTTAATGCTGCTGCTAAAATGGAACCGGTTATATCTGAACCTCCACGTGGGAAAGTTGCAACTTTTCCGTCTTTAGTGTAACCAAAGAAGCCCGGAAAGATAACAATTCCTTCAATACTGTTAATCATTTTAAGGTTTTCATAGGATTCAGGCAAAACCTGTGCGTTTCCGAATTCATCACTCATGAGTAACCCTGCTTTTTTAGGGGATACATATTCTGCCTTTTCGCCTATACTGTTCAAGTATGCAGCTACCAATTTGGCACTGTTATCTTCTCCGGCAGCTTTCATGGCATCCATAAACATACCTGTGTGAGAAGTATCGAGTTTAAGTCTTTCTTCTAAATCGGACTTAATCATTTTAACAATTTCATCATCAAGCCCAAGTTCATTAGCTATATCCTTGAACCTCTTTACAACAGCCTCAAGTTCTGCGTCTGCATTTCCTGTCTGCAGGTGTTTTTGTGCACAAGCAATAAGTAAATCAGTAACCTTGGTATCTGAACTATCCCTTTTACCGGGAGCAGATACTACAATAACCTTTCTCTCGCTATCAGCAAGGACGATACTGCAAACTTTTTTAATCTGTTCTGCATTAGCTAAAGAGGTTCCTCCAAATTTTGCTACCTTCATTTTGAATCCTCCATCCATTTATATTAAAAATTTACTCTCAAAACATGGGGACTTGTTGTCCCTAAGTAAATATAAGAGCATATGGAACTTCATACGATTATCTCATAAATTATACAAAAAAAGATTATGTATGGCAATAATATTTGTAATATAAACAATTATAATGTATGATATTTATTGGTTTATTTTATGCAATAAGTTTTATGATTGTTATTTATAATAAACAGACATAATAATAGAAGAAAAATTGGAGGTTATTTTAGGTGGACTTGCACGATTTCGATTATTACCTTCCGGAGGAACTTATCGCACAGCATCCCATGGAAAAGAGGGATATGTCCAGACTGATGGTGCTGAATAAGGAAACCGGAGAGATTGAACATAAATTATTCACGGATATAGTTAACTATCTGGATGAAGGTGATTGTTTGGTTCTGAACAATACCAGAGTTATACCTGCAAGGCTTTTAGGCGAAAAAGAGGGTACAGGCGGAAAGATAGAATTTGTTTTGCTCAAAAGGGTTGAAGGAGACAAGTGGGAGGTAATTTTAAGACCCGGCAAAAAG of the Ruminiclostridium papyrosolvens DSM 2782 genome contains:
- a CDS encoding aspartate kinase, which gives rise to MKVAKFGGTSLANAEQIKKVCSIVLADSERKVIVVSAPGKRDSSDTKVTDLLIACAQKHLQTGNADAELEAVVKRFKDIANELGLDDEIVKMIKSDLEERLKLDTSHTGMFMDAMKAAGEDNSAKLVAAYLNSIGEKAEYVSPKKAGLLMSDEFGNAQVLPESYENLKMINSIEGIVIFPGFFGYTKDGKVATFPRGGSDITGSILAAALKADLYENFTDVDAVYAAHPGLVHNPVAVPELTYREMRELSYAGFSVLHEDTLVPVFMAGVPVCIKNTNNPSAPGTKISLTRDYSPNHVVGIASDAGFCCIYVSKFMMNREVGFGRKLLQILEDEGISYEHTPSGIDNISIILKQNQLKAGIEQKIIDRIKDELKVDDVSIDHDLAMIIIVGEGMKNTVGTASRATTALAKASISLEMINQGSSEITMMFAVRENEAHKAVISLYNEFFLNKLYK
- a CDS encoding SpoIID/LytB domain-containing protein, which gives rise to MKKISLFICIVMIFMMLTGFNNLNTSAAELSLIKIGLYYGSTAQSQINVSSDKGVSFCAYDAKTGKNNNVYELAVGQTITLRKDSYFLQSGTKFTPVASTGNPTSGPYHIRINGTYNTYNDTVSLSQSYNKKGITVYPVYTDSGWQIWTGFYASQSTAQAAMNTVKSKLGDNTYNIIAEAGSRIYGSDQNGKVLFMYASSNSVLRGRATSAGNPNTIKIGTSLYRGQVELNRISGSDMTIINVLPFEEYLYGVVPNEMPAYSNIEALKAQAIAARTYSYKTINKHSKYGFNLCASTDCQAYKGYSSENANTTKAIDETRNMVVTYNGNLVETVYSASTGGRTEDVVNVWGNSLPYLKSVEDKYESAKSYNYNWTMKFTADEISAKLKSYGLGTVTGIKITKYSEAGRPIEVVITGTLKPEGVTIVRDKCRTFLSLPSQMYNISSDANLNVQVNKKIENVSLNQIKVITSSGEKSYNNSNQKVTIIGADGKESVVSANTQEYVFTGKGWGHAVGMSQEGAMGMAKAGFTYEQILTHYYTGTKVEIKK